The Deltaproteobacteria bacterium genomic sequence GGACCACCTTCGATGCGTGGTTGTAGAGCTCGGCGCCGGCCTTGCCCACGTAGAAGCCGCAGAACGCGTGGGCCCGCTGGGGCATAAGCAGCGCCGTGCTGGCGAGGAGGGCGGTCAGGACGAGCTTGGCCTTCATGGTGATCCTCCCGGATATCACAGTTAACCAGATGGTTACTTCCACATCCTCTTGTACCACGGCTCCTCGCTTGGGATGTGTCCCGGCGCATCGTCGCCCATGGCCTTCATGATCGCCGCCTTGTCCCAGCCGGTCAGCGTCGCGAGCGTGTCGCGCTCCTGACCGTGGCGGGCGTCGAGCGACTTCAAGTACTCGCGACCGGCCTCGCACGCGAGGTTGCCCTTGAAGGGGTGGCGCAGGATGTAGCGCGCCTGGAAGTTCTGCTGGTCGCCCGTCTCCTGGAACACGAGGTCCTCGGGGAAGTGTTCGGCGTCATAGCGCACGTGCAGGCGGGTGATGATGGGCGCGTTGCTGCCGCTCTGGTCGAGCCAGAAGACGCCCAGGCCGTGGAGCTCCTCGGGCGTGAGCGGGTTGTCCGCGCAGGGATCACACCAGGCCGAATTCCATACATACTCAGTATGAACCGCGCGGTAGTCGCTCTGCTTGTGCGCTTGCTGGAACGTATCCGCATAGAACTTGCCGAAGACGTCTTTCACGTAGAGCGGAACCTCGACATCGCTGGGCATGTTCACGGTCTTGTAGTTGGCGCTCTCCACGCGGCCGTGCGGCGTGAGGGTGTAGACGAGCAGGTCCTGCGCGCCCTTCGCGTTCGCCATCCCCAGACGAATGGGGAGCATGAACTTCTCACTCTCGTAGGCGATCTGGATGGGCCGCAGGTA encodes the following:
- a CDS encoding DUF2330 domain-containing protein, which encodes MNARLSIVSLAMLAATALAPRPAHAFCGFYVGKAGAELYNHASKVVLARDGKRTVLTMNNDFEGNMKDFALVVPVPTVLVKDQIHIGDRHFVDRIDNYSAPRLVEYFDEDPCSPREYEREEKAAAVKEDAAPAPRKASNKTLGVRVEAEYTVGEYDIVILSAKESDGLQTWLVQQGYQIPPKAAAALEPYIKQNMKFFVARVNLKEQKSTGVTYLRPIQIAYESEKFMLPIRLGMANAKGAQDLLVYTLTPHGRVESANYKTVNMPSDVEVPLYVKDVFGKFYADTFQQAHKQSDYRAVHTEYVWNSAWCDPCADNPLTPEELHGLGVFWLDQSGSNAPIITRLHVRYDAEHFPEDLVFQETGDQQNFQARYILRHPFKGNLACEAGREYLKSLDARHGQERDTLATLTGWDKAAIMKAMGDDAPGHIPSEEPWYKRMWK